The Aureispira anguillae DNA window CACAAAAAACCTCTAATATTATTTTTATCATCAAGAAACACAGTGTTCCTAGGGACATCTCTAAATCCTACTAATTTTGGAAAAAAAATACGACATAACGATAATTGGTAGTGGGCTAAGTGGTCTGATTTGTGGTTATATCCTAAGCAAAGAAGGCTATAAAGTTTGCATATTGGAAAAGAACAAGCAATTTGGTGGCTGTTTGCAAACCTTTGTGCGAGACAGATGCATTTTTGATGTTGGAGTCCATTATATTGGCGGGCTTGCAGAAGGACAATCCCTAAATCAATATTTTAAATATCTGGGGATCATGGATGATTTGAAGCTCCAACGCATGGATATGGATGCTTTTGATGTCATTAGCTTTGAAGGAAATCCCACTGCCTATAAAATGGCACAAGGACACGAACGTTTTATTGATAGCCTTTCGGAGCAATTTCCTACTGAACGAATAGCAATTAAGAATTACAACAAAGCCATTCAAGATATTTGCAAACAGTTTCCTCTATATCATTTAGAGGTTGACAAAGCCTATCCTACCAACTTTGAGCATCTTATGATTAATGCTAAGGATAAAATTGCTAGCCTCACTTCTAACCCAACGCTACAAGCTGTTTTAGCAGGCAACAATATACTCTATGCAGGAAGGGGAAGCGCCACACCTTTTTATTTACATGCTATGGTACTCAATAGCTATATAGAAAGTGCTTGGCGTTGTGTAGATGGAGGTTCTCAAATTGCTCGTTTATTAGTCAAAAATATTAGAGCAAATGGAGGAGATATTTTTAAAAGAAAAGAAGTCGATCAGTTTGTATTTGATGGTGCTAAAATAAAAGCAGTACGACTAACTACAGGAGAAGAAATTACCACCAAAGAAGTAATTTCTAGCGCACATCCAACGCAATTAAGTCG harbors:
- a CDS encoding phytoene desaturase family protein, giving the protein MEKKYDITIIGSGLSGLICGYILSKEGYKVCILEKNKQFGGCLQTFVRDRCIFDVGVHYIGGLAEGQSLNQYFKYLGIMDDLKLQRMDMDAFDVISFEGNPTAYKMAQGHERFIDSLSEQFPTERIAIKNYNKAIQDICKQFPLYHLEVDKAYPTNFEHLMINAKDKIASLTSNPTLQAVLAGNNILYAGRGSATPFYLHAMVLNSYIESAWRCVDGGSQIARLLVKNIRANGGDIFKRKEVDQFVFDGAKIKAVRLTTGEEITTKEVISSAHPTQLSRFVRGQNGHLRKAYLNRINNIKATPSVFSAHYTLKPNTVKYINRNHYHNKTTAMWDAIDYNQKNWPSTYLALTPNVSKNSIYADSFAAMCYMDYQEVQQWGNTFNTVSNEQSRGEDYEAFKQEKAAALLEQLYKQFPQLKGNISNTYVSTPLSFRDYIGCPTGSLYGFERNYKDPMRTALAVQTRIPNLSLTGQNVNVHGILGVTVSGILACLKFTDRKKLLTDIVSAT